In a single window of the Bacillus clarus genome:
- the motB gene encoding flagellar motor protein MotB gives MRSRKRRSKRHEEHIDESWLIPYADMLTLLFALFIVLFAMSSIDAAKFKQMAVAFRSELVGGSGNKEFLSDQKPNQEKELSASSPESEEIRQQEMNELKVLQNSIDQYINERQLSSSFKTELTERGLMITIVENILFDSGKAHVKLESLHIAKEMASLLVSASPREITVSGHTDNVPIVNAQFASNWELSTQRAVNFMQVLLQKKELAPDKFSAIGYGEYRPVASNDMQEGKAKNRRVEVLILPLIKNMK, from the coding sequence ATGCGGAGTAGGAAAAGGAGATCTAAAAGACATGAGGAGCATATTGATGAATCGTGGTTAATTCCATATGCTGATATGTTAACTTTGCTATTTGCACTTTTTATCGTTTTATTTGCAATGAGTAGTATAGATGCTGCAAAGTTCAAACAAATGGCAGTGGCTTTTCGCAGTGAATTAGTAGGTGGATCTGGAAACAAAGAGTTTTTAAGTGATCAAAAACCAAATCAAGAAAAAGAATTATCAGCAAGTAGTCCTGAATCTGAAGAGATAAGGCAACAAGAAATGAATGAATTAAAAGTGCTACAAAACAGTATTGATCAGTACATTAATGAAAGGCAATTATCCTCCTCTTTTAAAACTGAGCTAACTGAGCGAGGATTGATGATAACAATAGTAGAAAATATATTGTTTGATTCAGGAAAAGCACATGTGAAGTTGGAATCGTTACACATTGCAAAAGAGATGGCAAGTTTACTCGTTTCAGCATCTCCACGTGAAATTACTGTATCTGGTCATACAGATAATGTTCCAATAGTAAATGCACAATTTGCATCAAACTGGGAATTAAGTACACAACGTGCTGTAAACTTTATGCAAGTTTTACTGCAAAAGAAAGAGTTGGCTCCTGATAAGTTTAGTGCGATTGGATATGGAGAATATCGCCCAGTTGCTTCAAACGATATGCAAGAAGGAAAAGCGAAGAATAGACGTGTAGAAGTGTTAATATTGCCATTAATAAAAAATATGAAATAA
- a CDS encoding M15 family metallopeptidase produces MKKIVIISAATIVIGITSFAYFGSQSSLRNEAKAVETQKHTEHKKEEIPAFPKANHTAKKIDENFSLVTNPDSPLVLVNKHRKLPDGYAPEDLTRPNVPFTSPKDKEKTLLRKDAADALEKMFQAAKNEGLELTAVSGYRSYKRQQSLHNTYIRRQGKEEADSVSAIPGTSEHQTGLAMDISSKSAKFQLEPIFGETKEGKWVAEHAHEFGFVIRYLEDKTETTEYAFEPWHLRYVGNPYATYIYKHHLTLEEAMEDKK; encoded by the coding sequence ATGAAAAAGATTGTTATTATTTCTGCCGCGACTATTGTAATCGGTATTACATCCTTCGCTTATTTTGGCTCTCAATCATCACTTCGAAATGAAGCGAAAGCTGTCGAAACACAAAAACATACTGAACATAAAAAAGAAGAGATTCCTGCTTTTCCAAAAGCTAATCATACTGCGAAAAAGATAGATGAAAATTTTTCTCTTGTGACAAATCCAGATTCACCTCTTGTACTAGTAAATAAACATCGTAAATTACCTGATGGTTATGCACCAGAGGATTTAACGAGACCAAACGTACCGTTTACTAGTCCAAAAGATAAAGAAAAAACATTACTTCGTAAAGATGCTGCAGACGCACTCGAAAAAATGTTCCAAGCAGCGAAAAACGAAGGCTTAGAACTTACAGCTGTATCAGGGTATCGTTCTTATAAACGCCAACAGTCATTACATAATACATATATTAGACGTCAAGGAAAGGAAGAAGCTGATTCAGTTAGTGCAATTCCCGGAACAAGTGAACACCAAACTGGTCTTGCAATGGATATTAGCTCTAAATCTGCTAAGTTCCAATTAGAGCCTATTTTTGGAGAAACAAAAGAAGGAAAATGGGTGGCGGAACACGCTCATGAATTCGGATTTGTTATTCGTTATTTAGAGGATAAAACAGAAACGACAGAATATGCATTTGAACCGTGGCATCTTCGCTACGTTGGTAATCCATACGCTACATACATATATAAGCATCACCTAACATTAGAAGAGGCGATGGAAGACAAAAAATAA
- a CDS encoding ABC transporter permease, whose product MRKFSHVFSFYFRESFLSKKSLITSAILFLVVFGIFAFNHFTSGGDKNKDKDKIAVVTESSTYKVQKEELNKLLPSAKITVGSKEDFDKLHKQVEDGDLDGLFHVTEKNGVPEVTYMYNGFPSQATSAIMSGYLKQQYTTVTIAKNNVSPEVAQQLQTEISVKQEAIKDRTSSFGIAYFFTFALYMFIVAFGNTIAMNIASEKASRVMEVMLPKVKPLTMMYAKILAVVSTALLQLVILACGYLLPYVLGWVDLENASLLGIPIDFTKLDAKVISMFLIYFVTGYLLYAMMYAAAGAVVSKTEDLQAVSFPVMILIMAAFFISIKSLSDPNSTIVVVSSYVPFFTPMVTFSRIVAGEASILEMTITLAVLLVTIGILNAVTSRIYVNGVMNYSDKVKFKDLAKFIKRQ is encoded by the coding sequence ATGCGTAAATTTTCTCATGTATTTTCATTTTATTTTAGAGAATCATTTTTATCTAAAAAGTCGTTGATTACGAGTGCAATTTTATTTTTAGTAGTGTTTGGGATCTTTGCATTTAACCATTTTACGTCAGGTGGAGATAAAAATAAGGATAAAGACAAGATTGCAGTTGTAACAGAAAGTTCCACATATAAAGTACAAAAAGAGGAATTGAACAAGTTACTACCATCAGCTAAAATAACCGTCGGTTCAAAAGAGGATTTTGATAAACTACATAAACAAGTCGAGGACGGGGATTTAGACGGTTTATTTCATGTGACGGAAAAGAATGGTGTTCCAGAAGTTACGTATATGTATAATGGTTTCCCAAGTCAAGCAACTTCTGCAATTATGTCAGGTTATTTAAAACAACAATACACAACGGTGACGATTGCTAAAAATAATGTTTCACCAGAAGTAGCACAGCAGTTACAAACAGAAATTTCAGTGAAGCAAGAAGCGATAAAAGATCGTACGTCTTCTTTCGGAATTGCATATTTCTTTACGTTTGCTTTATATATGTTTATCGTAGCATTCGGAAATACGATTGCGATGAATATCGCATCTGAAAAAGCTTCTCGTGTTATGGAAGTAATGCTTCCGAAAGTAAAACCGCTTACAATGATGTATGCGAAAATTTTAGCGGTTGTTTCAACGGCGTTATTACAGCTTGTTATATTGGCATGTGGTTACCTTCTCCCTTACGTACTAGGATGGGTAGACTTAGAAAATGCTTCATTACTTGGGATTCCAATTGACTTTACAAAATTAGATGCAAAAGTTATCAGTATGTTTCTTATTTATTTTGTTACCGGATATTTACTATATGCGATGATGTATGCAGCTGCTGGAGCAGTCGTGTCTAAGACGGAGGATTTACAAGCTGTATCCTTCCCTGTAATGATTTTAATAATGGCTGCATTTTTTATTAGTATTAAATCGTTAAGTGATCCGAATAGCACTATTGTTGTTGTGAGCTCTTACGTTCCATTCTTTACTCCGATGGTCACCTTCTCACGTATTGTAGCTGGCGAAGCTAGTATACTAGAAATGACAATAACACTCGCAGTTCTCTTAGTGACAATAGGTATATTAAATGCGGTTACGAGTCGCATCTATGTAAATGGTGTTATGAATTACTCTGATAAAGTGAAATTTAAAGATTTAGCGAAATTTATAAAGCGTCAATAA
- a CDS encoding Rrf2 family transcriptional regulator translates to MGISSRFTVGVHMLTLLAIDRNSRCTSEWIAGSVNTNPVVIRRITGMLKRAGLVDVQAGKGGTSLTRDLDEITLLDVYKAVEVVEEGQLFSFHENPNIECPVGANIQSVLEIILMQAQEAMENVLANVTVQQLVTNLQSKIKE, encoded by the coding sequence ATGGGAATTAGTAGCCGTTTTACAGTAGGTGTTCATATGCTAACATTACTTGCAATAGATCGAAACTCTCGCTGTACCTCTGAATGGATTGCCGGTAGTGTGAATACAAATCCAGTCGTGATTCGTCGCATTACAGGAATGTTGAAGAGAGCAGGACTTGTTGATGTTCAAGCCGGAAAAGGTGGTACGTCACTTACTCGTGATTTAGATGAAATTACATTACTTGATGTATATAAAGCTGTGGAAGTAGTAGAAGAAGGACAGCTATTTTCCTTCCATGAAAATCCCAACATTGAATGTCCAGTAGGAGCTAATATTCAATCGGTATTAGAGATTATTTTAATGCAAGCACAAGAAGCGATGGAAAATGTACTTGCGAATGTAACAGTGCAGCAGCTCGTTACAAATTTACAGTCAAAAATTAAAGAATAA
- a CDS encoding acyl-CoA thioesterase, giving the protein MKRISYIEDFEKWESDFSFYNPVKVRFGEVDMFGHVNNVIAFTYFEEARIEFFKELGFMQEWTHESSETMIVVADLQCNFIKQIYFDEQLKVYVKADTVGNSSLDLHYMVKNEAGEVCLVGRGIMVQASKKTGRGEPWPEEWKKKLLQ; this is encoded by the coding sequence GTGAAGAGAATTTCTTATATTGAAGACTTTGAAAAATGGGAGAGTGATTTTTCTTTTTATAATCCTGTCAAAGTTCGTTTTGGTGAAGTTGATATGTTTGGACACGTAAATAACGTCATTGCTTTTACATACTTTGAAGAAGCACGTATTGAATTTTTTAAAGAACTTGGATTTATGCAAGAGTGGACGCATGAATCATCAGAAACGATGATAGTAGTTGCTGATCTTCAATGTAATTTCATTAAGCAAATTTACTTTGATGAACAGCTAAAAGTATATGTAAAGGCAGATACGGTTGGAAACTCTTCTTTAGATTTGCACTATATGGTCAAAAATGAGGCTGGAGAAGTTTGTTTAGTTGGACGCGGGATAATGGTGCAAGCATCCAAAAAGACTGGAAGAGGCGAACCGTGGCCTGAAGAATGGAAGAAAAAATTACTGCAATAG
- a CDS encoding ABC transporter ATP-binding protein: MSLQIQNLTKIFGESKAVNKLQISLPKGEVLGLLGRNGAGKTTTIKMLLGLLTPNEGSITWNGKEIGDSGVTIGYLPEERGLYTKSRVIDQLRYFGRLEGMTKKEVDRAIDHWLERLAIPEYKFKTAGELSKGNQQKIQLIAALLHDPELLILDEPFSGLDPVNAGMLANIIGEQVQRGKTIILSSHRMEQVEAFCQHVCILKKGEAVVEGQLSDIKKEYGFRNLTIEDTSENEQTLEALHVSYEKQQGLLYVKVQDDTEALKILQKLQEHGVSLRQFKMLEPTLNEIFVERAK, encoded by the coding sequence TTGAGTTTACAAATTCAAAACTTAACGAAAATATTTGGGGAATCAAAAGCAGTAAACAAGTTGCAAATTTCATTACCAAAAGGTGAAGTGCTCGGATTACTCGGCCGAAATGGTGCCGGGAAAACAACAACAATTAAAATGCTTCTCGGTTTACTAACGCCAAATGAAGGTTCTATTACGTGGAATGGAAAAGAAATCGGCGATAGTGGTGTAACGATTGGATATCTTCCTGAAGAAAGAGGATTATATACAAAAAGTAGAGTAATAGATCAACTGCGCTATTTTGGCAGATTAGAAGGAATGACGAAGAAAGAAGTGGATCGTGCAATTGATCATTGGTTAGAGCGATTGGCAATCCCGGAATACAAATTTAAAACAGCCGGAGAGCTTTCTAAAGGAAATCAGCAAAAAATACAGTTAATCGCTGCGCTCCTCCATGATCCAGAACTTCTTATTTTAGATGAACCGTTTAGTGGATTAGATCCAGTTAATGCTGGAATGCTAGCCAATATTATTGGGGAACAAGTACAGAGAGGGAAAACAATTATTTTATCAAGTCATCGTATGGAACAAGTAGAAGCATTTTGCCAACATGTATGTATTTTGAAAAAAGGTGAAGCGGTTGTAGAGGGACAATTAAGTGACATAAAGAAAGAATACGGTTTTCGTAATTTAACGATTGAAGACACATCGGAGAATGAACAGACGTTAGAAGCTTTACATGTTTCGTATGAAAAACAACAAGGCCTTCTTTATGTAAAAGTGCAAGACGATACAGAAGCTCTAAAGATTTTGCAAAAGTTACAGGAACATGGTGTCAGCTTACGACAATTTAAAATGTTAGAGCCAACGCTAAATGAAATCTTTGTAGAGAGGGCGAAATAA
- a CDS encoding multidrug resistance efflux transporter family protein, which yields MRAILLGLLSSAFFSATFIINRAMNVSGTSWAWTASFRFLFALPILFLIVLFRKNLEPLWKEMKEHPFAWISFGSIAGIGFYSLLSFAAVFSPAWLVAGTWQVTILAGLLLSPLFFIKIDTKTGTKLMRGKIPLRSLYVSLFILLGVICMQATEASHITINQFISGFLPVVLAAFLYPFGNRKMMELVDGRLDTFQRVLGMAIGSLPITILLGIYGFTTTGIPTSSQMLQGFLLALCSGVIATMTFFFATDLAKDNLPLLGAVEATQAGTMVFTVLGEIIFLNGSFPTGLSLIGMIIIMAGMVANSILNRSVPVAKQKKLA from the coding sequence ATGCGTGCAATATTATTAGGCCTTTTATCATCAGCCTTCTTTTCTGCAACCTTTATTATTAACAGAGCGATGAATGTATCAGGTACAAGCTGGGCTTGGACTGCTTCCTTCCGTTTTTTATTTGCTCTTCCTATTTTATTCCTTATCGTTTTATTTCGCAAAAACCTAGAACCTCTATGGAAAGAGATGAAAGAGCATCCCTTCGCTTGGATCAGCTTTGGTTCTATAGCCGGCATTGGATTTTATTCTTTATTAAGTTTCGCAGCTGTTTTTTCTCCTGCTTGGCTTGTGGCTGGAACTTGGCAAGTTACTATATTAGCGGGTTTGCTATTATCACCATTATTTTTCATTAAGATCGATACAAAAACAGGCACAAAACTTATGCGCGGAAAAATTCCACTTCGCAGTTTATATGTATCACTATTTATTTTACTTGGTGTAATTTGCATGCAAGCAACAGAAGCCAGTCATATTACGATTAATCAATTTATTTCTGGTTTTCTTCCTGTCGTGTTAGCTGCTTTCTTGTATCCATTTGGCAATCGAAAAATGATGGAGCTTGTTGACGGACGACTTGATACGTTCCAGCGTGTATTAGGAATGGCAATCGGTAGCCTTCCTATCACAATCCTTCTTGGTATATACGGATTTACAACTACTGGAATTCCAACATCCAGCCAAATGCTTCAAGGATTTTTATTAGCTTTATGTTCTGGTGTTATTGCGACAATGACATTTTTCTTTGCCACAGATTTAGCGAAAGATAACCTTCCTTTACTAGGTGCTGTAGAAGCGACACAAGCTGGAACGATGGTATTTACTGTTCTTGGTGAGATAATCTTCTTAAACGGTTCATTCCCTACCGGACTCTCACTTATCGGTATGATTATTATAATGGCTGGAATGGTCGCAAACAGTATTTTAAATCGTTCTGTTCCCGTTGCTAAACAAAAAAAACTAGCATAA
- a CDS encoding PspC domain-containing protein, whose product MEKKLRRSETDKVLFGVCGGLGDYFDISASMIRILWVIAILCFGTGFLAYLVCLLLMPRSY is encoded by the coding sequence ATGGAGAAAAAATTACGTAGATCTGAAACTGATAAAGTGTTATTTGGTGTATGCGGTGGTTTAGGGGATTATTTTGATATAAGCGCCAGCATGATTCGTATTCTGTGGGTCATTGCAATTTTATGTTTCGGAACAGGATTCTTAGCTTATCTTGTTTGTTTACTACTTATGCCACGTTCTTACTAA
- a CDS encoding helix-turn-helix domain-containing protein, with amino-acid sequence MKENEDRQTKEVIQQVGQLLRQIRNEQKLSLEELAQKTGVSKLTLGKIERGETNPTLAVIWKITKGLSIPLSRLMVVGEPVAVARCGEGFAVDVGQAWRLETIFRYTKETGMEMHRACLRPNSIYEPEAHHEGAIELVTVMKGKVSIRVENDVYGLNEFDSIQFEANKKHSYQNEEDEVAVLHLTMKYSS; translated from the coding sequence ATGAAAGAAAATGAAGATAGGCAAACGAAAGAAGTAATCCAGCAAGTAGGTCAGTTGTTACGACAAATTCGAAATGAACAAAAACTAAGTTTAGAAGAACTAGCACAAAAAACAGGCGTTAGTAAATTAACATTGGGAAAAATTGAAAGAGGTGAGACGAACCCGACACTAGCTGTCATTTGGAAAATTACAAAGGGATTATCTATTCCTTTATCTAGACTAATGGTTGTTGGGGAGCCAGTAGCTGTTGCGCGCTGTGGAGAAGGATTTGCAGTAGATGTTGGACAAGCGTGGCGTTTAGAGACAATATTCCGATATACGAAAGAAACAGGTATGGAAATGCATCGTGCTTGTTTAAGACCGAATAGTATATATGAACCTGAGGCGCACCATGAGGGGGCAATCGAACTTGTAACGGTAATGAAAGGGAAGGTCTCAATTCGAGTTGAAAATGATGTGTATGGACTAAATGAATTTGATTCTATTCAGTTTGAAGCGAATAAGAAACATAGTTATCAAAATGAAGAAGATGAAGTAGCGGTATTACATTTAACAATGAAATACTCGTCGTAA
- the motA gene encoding flagellar motor stator protein MotA, producing the protein MDFATVIGIILGCVAVVVGMFVKGADVAALLNPAAALIIFVGTFAAVCIAFPMNQLKRVPKLFKVLFGSNKKDISYEQLLESFVYWTSESRKYGILSLEQQLEKIEDEFLLRGMKFVIDGVSAGDLEQILESELEAMEERHAKGAAIFTQAGMYAPTLGVLGAVIGLVAALGNLTDIEKLGHAISGAFIATIFGVFSGYILWHPFANKLKQKSAAELEKKRLVIDCLLMLQEGAYPFIMKKRILGALSATDRTKLEKGAEKNAE; encoded by the coding sequence ATGGATTTTGCAACAGTTATTGGAATTATTTTGGGGTGTGTTGCGGTAGTAGTAGGTATGTTTGTTAAGGGGGCTGATGTAGCTGCTTTATTAAACCCTGCCGCAGCACTTATTATTTTCGTTGGAACATTTGCAGCAGTATGTATTGCGTTTCCAATGAATCAATTAAAAAGAGTCCCAAAGTTATTTAAAGTTCTTTTCGGTTCAAATAAAAAAGATATAAGCTATGAACAATTGCTAGAGTCATTTGTTTATTGGACATCAGAAAGTAGAAAATACGGTATTTTGTCTTTAGAGCAACAACTAGAAAAAATTGAAGATGAATTTCTTTTACGAGGTATGAAATTTGTTATTGATGGTGTATCGGCAGGAGATTTAGAGCAGATTTTAGAATCTGAATTAGAAGCGATGGAAGAGCGTCATGCAAAAGGAGCGGCGATTTTTACGCAAGCTGGTATGTACGCACCAACACTAGGAGTTTTAGGCGCTGTAATTGGTCTTGTAGCCGCACTTGGAAATTTAACCGATATTGAAAAGTTAGGACATGCTATTTCAGGTGCATTTATTGCAACGATTTTTGGTGTTTTTTCAGGTTACATATTGTGGCATCCATTTGCAAATAAATTAAAGCAAAAGTCTGCTGCTGAATTAGAAAAGAAACGTTTAGTCATTGATTGTTTATTAATGTTACAAGAGGGTGCATATCCGTTTATTATGAAAAAACGCATTTTAGGTGCACTTTCTGCGACTGATCGTACAAAGCTAGAAAAAGGAGCGGAAAAAAATGCGGAGTAG
- a CDS encoding 5'-nucleotidase, lipoprotein e(P4) family, with protein sequence MNMKRSITTLLSVAVLSTSLVACSGTTEKTVAKEEKVKLTDQQLMADLWYQTAGETKALYYQGYNIGQLKLDAALAKGTSKKPAIVLDLDETVLDNSPHQAMSVKTGKGYPYKWDDWINKAEAEALPGAIDFLKYTESKGVDIYYISNRKTNQLDATIKNLERVGAPQATKEHILLQDPKEKGKEKRRELVSQTHDIVLFFGDNLSDFTGFDGKSVKDRNQTVEETKAQFGEKFIIFPNPMYGDWEGALYDYNFKKSDAEKDKVRRDNLKSFDDK encoded by the coding sequence ATGAATATGAAGAGAAGTATTACCACTTTATTATCTGTAGCAGTTCTTTCTACATCACTTGTAGCATGTTCTGGCACAACAGAAAAAACAGTGGCGAAAGAAGAAAAAGTAAAATTAACAGACCAGCAGCTGATGGCCGATTTATGGTATCAAACGGCTGGCGAAACAAAAGCGTTATACTACCAAGGGTACAATATTGGTCAATTGAAGCTTGATGCAGCTCTTGCAAAAGGGACAAGCAAAAAACCTGCTATTGTACTTGATCTAGACGAGACCGTTTTAGATAATAGCCCTCATCAAGCAATGAGTGTGAAAACGGGAAAAGGCTACCCTTATAAATGGGACGATTGGATTAATAAAGCTGAGGCAGAAGCTCTTCCAGGGGCAATTGATTTCTTAAAATATACAGAATCTAAAGGTGTAGACATTTACTACATTTCAAATCGTAAAACGAATCAATTAGATGCAACTATTAAAAACCTTGAGCGCGTTGGTGCTCCACAAGCAACGAAAGAACACATCTTATTACAAGATCCGAAAGAAAAAGGTAAAGAAAAACGTCGTGAGCTTGTTTCGCAAACACACGATATCGTCTTATTCTTCGGTGATAATTTATCTGACTTCACTGGCTTTGACGGAAAATCTGTGAAAGATCGCAATCAAACAGTAGAAGAAACAAAAGCACAGTTTGGTGAGAAGTTCATCATTTTCCCTAATCCAATGTACGGTGATTGGGAAGGCGCTTTATACGATTATAATTTCAAAAAATCAGATGCAGAAAAAGATAAAGTCCGTCGCGACAACTTAAAATCATTTGACGATAAATAA
- a CDS encoding APC family permease, whose product MFSVFKRFLIGRPLKSNAAGEQKLNKLKALAILSSDALSSVAYGTEQILIVLAAFGAIAFWYSIPIAIGVLILLTALILSYRQIIYSYPHGGGAYVVSKTNLGTNAGLVAGGSLLVDYILTVAVSVSAGTDAITSAFPSLHSYTVPIAVVLVMFITILNLRGVTESASILAYPVYLFAFALVVLIIAGIFKITSGQAPANLHTPIGTVVPGITLFFLLKAFSSGCSALTGVEAISNAIPNFKEPAAKNAAKTLVIMGTILAILFTGITFLAYWYGIAPKHNDTVVSQIASNIFGRNFIYYFIQGTTALILVLAANTGFSAFPLLAFNLASDKYMPRMYLMRGDRLGYSNGIITLGIGSILLIIAFHGKTEQLIPLYAVGVFIPFTLSQTGMIVKWLREKPKGWLPKLLINLLGALISLTVLLIFFITKFTQVWAILIFLPIIVLIFHRIHSHYVAVGEQLRINFDEISEKATGNIVIVPIAGITKVVEQSINYAETIGGQVIAVYVAFDRESELRMQEKWKEWQPNIRLVTFISSYRSLMRPIAKLITIIQHKAQEKQRFVTVLIPQFITKKSWHNILHNQSSVLLRVYLLYKKNVIVTTVPYRFRK is encoded by the coding sequence ATGTTTTCAGTTTTTAAACGTTTTTTAATCGGTAGACCCCTTAAATCCAATGCGGCTGGAGAACAAAAATTAAATAAACTAAAAGCACTTGCGATTCTATCTTCCGACGCTCTTTCTTCTGTCGCTTACGGGACAGAGCAAATTTTAATCGTACTCGCTGCTTTTGGTGCAATTGCTTTTTGGTATTCCATTCCGATTGCTATCGGTGTATTAATCTTACTAACAGCGCTCATTTTATCGTATAGACAAATCATTTATTCTTATCCACACGGCGGTGGCGCTTATGTTGTTTCAAAAACAAACTTAGGAACAAATGCTGGCCTTGTCGCCGGAGGTTCCTTACTTGTAGATTATATTCTTACAGTAGCTGTTAGTGTGTCTGCTGGAACGGACGCTATTACATCCGCATTTCCATCACTACATTCTTATACAGTTCCAATCGCAGTCGTACTCGTCATGTTTATTACTATTTTAAACTTACGAGGCGTAACAGAATCTGCTTCAATTTTAGCTTATCCTGTCTATCTATTCGCCTTTGCACTTGTTGTATTAATTATAGCTGGTATTTTTAAAATCACTTCCGGACAAGCACCAGCTAATTTACATACACCAATCGGAACTGTTGTACCTGGGATTACACTATTTTTCTTACTAAAGGCATTTTCATCTGGTTGCTCAGCTTTAACAGGAGTAGAAGCTATTTCAAATGCAATTCCAAATTTCAAGGAGCCTGCTGCAAAAAACGCTGCGAAAACATTAGTCATTATGGGGACCATTCTTGCAATTTTATTTACAGGGATTACATTTTTAGCATATTGGTACGGTATTGCCCCTAAACATAACGACACTGTCGTATCTCAAATTGCTTCAAACATATTCGGAAGAAATTTCATCTATTACTTTATCCAAGGAACAACGGCGCTTATTTTAGTATTAGCTGCCAATACGGGTTTTTCAGCATTCCCGCTTTTGGCTTTTAATTTAGCATCCGATAAATATATGCCACGTATGTATTTAATGCGCGGAGATCGCTTAGGGTACTCAAACGGAATTATTACGTTAGGAATTGGTTCTATTCTTTTAATCATTGCCTTTCACGGAAAAACCGAACAGCTTATTCCGTTATATGCCGTAGGTGTTTTCATTCCATTTACTCTGTCACAAACAGGTATGATTGTGAAATGGTTACGCGAAAAGCCAAAAGGCTGGCTCCCAAAGTTGTTAATAAATTTATTAGGAGCCCTCATTTCATTAACGGTACTGCTTATTTTTTTCATTACAAAGTTTACACAAGTATGGGCCATTCTCATTTTCTTACCTATTATCGTTTTGATTTTCCATCGCATCCATAGTCATTACGTTGCAGTAGGAGAACAATTACGGATTAACTTTGATGAAATCTCAGAAAAGGCAACTGGCAATATTGTCATCGTTCCTATCGCTGGCATTACAAAAGTTGTTGAACAATCAATAAACTATGCAGAAACAATTGGTGGGCAAGTTATCGCTGTATATGTAGCTTTTGATCGTGAAAGTGAATTACGTATGCAAGAAAAGTGGAAAGAGTGGCAGCCAAACATCCGGCTCGTTACCTTCATTTCATCTTATCGAAGTTTAATGAGACCTATAGCCAAATTGATTACAATCATTCAACATAAGGCCCAAGAAAAACAACGCTTTGTTACTGTTTTGATTCCGCAGTTCATCACGAAAAAAAGCTGGCATAATATCCTGCACAATCAATCGAGCGTATTACTTCGCGTCTATCTTCTATACAAGAAAAATGTAATTGTTACAACCGTACCATATCGTTTTCGAAAATAA
- a CDS encoding aquaporin: MLKKAIAEFIGTFVLVLFGTGVAVLGGGIEGIGILGIAMAFGLSIVAMAYSIGTISGCHINPAVSIAMFINKRMNAMELSYYLLAQILGGLLGTATLVTILQSSKMSLDNLGQNSFGALGLSGAFLVEFILTFVFILVIVAVTGKKGSSSLAGLVIGFTLVLVHLLGIPLTGTSVNPARSLAPALFAGGEAVSQLWVFIVAPILGGIVAALVGKFILNTEK; the protein is encoded by the coding sequence ATGCTAAAAAAAGCAATTGCTGAATTTATTGGTACATTTGTACTTGTATTATTCGGAACTGGAGTAGCTGTATTAGGTGGCGGAATTGAAGGAATTGGGATTCTAGGAATCGCAATGGCTTTCGGCTTATCTATTGTCGCTATGGCATATAGTATTGGAACAATTTCTGGATGTCATATTAACCCGGCAGTATCTATTGCCATGTTCATCAATAAACGAATGAACGCTATGGAGCTTAGCTATTATTTATTAGCTCAAATTTTAGGTGGTTTATTAGGAACTGCAACGTTAGTAACTATTTTACAATCTTCTAAAATGTCTTTAGATAATTTAGGACAAAATAGTTTTGGAGCTCTTGGTTTATCTGGAGCATTTTTAGTAGAATTCATTCTAACTTTCGTCTTCATTCTAGTCATTGTTGCTGTAACAGGTAAAAAAGGAAGTTCGTCTTTAGCTGGACTAGTAATTGGTTTCACATTAGTACTAGTTCACTTATTAGGTATTCCATTAACAGGAACATCTGTTAACCCTGCCCGTAGCCTTGCACCAGCTTTATTCGCTGGCGGAGAAGCAGTATCTCAACTATGGGTATTCATCGTTGCTCCAATTCTAGGTGGTATTGTAGCTGCTCTTGTAGGAAAATTCATTTTAAATACTGAAAAATAG